In the genome of Persephonella sp. KM09-Lau-8, one region contains:
- a CDS encoding bacterioferritin, producing the protein MNREKSVELLNKAIAEELTAIHQYMYFHFVLDDLGYDLLAAIFKRTAIDEMLHTERFAERILFLGGEIEMKPANDIEHIRDPEEMLKWAMNAEEEAVDMYNEFAVEASNNRDAGTKQIFEAVIMDEERHYDTFNIEYENLKKFGLEYLSQQAMERSKRIGSQGGKTGQ; encoded by the coding sequence ATGAACAGGGAAAAATCTGTGGAGTTATTAAACAAAGCTATTGCTGAAGAACTGACGGCAATACACCAATATATGTATTTCCATTTTGTATTAGATGACCTTGGATATGATTTACTGGCGGCAATATTCAAAAGAACGGCCATTGATGAAATGCTTCACACAGAAAGATTTGCAGAAAGAATTCTTTTTCTTGGTGGAGAGATAGAGATGAAACCTGCCAATGATATAGAACATATTAGAGACCCTGAAGAAATGCTCAAGTGGGCTATGAATGCAGAAGAAGAAGCAGTGGATATGTATAATGAATTTGCAGTGGAAGCCTCTAATAACAGAGACGCAGGAACAAAACAGATTTTTGAAGCAGTAATAATGGATGAAGAAAGGCATTACGATACATTCAATATTGAATATGAAAACCTGAAAAAATTTGGTCTGGAATACCTGTCACAACAGGCTATGGAAAGAAGCAAAAGGATTGGTTCACAGGGAGGTAAAACAGGTCAGTAA
- a CDS encoding YaiO family outer membrane beta-barrel protein — translation MKKAGISIALIGAIAVNSYALSPKRFEVQYNYERLDPYSDYGEWNSIDMMLYGKEGEDWTPFVGGSIIDRKIEGSAALGVLGTYKDWTDWLYTYSSISFGTNSEYLPKYRLDHEFNFKLGPQQQYVLTAAGTYIKYWDVHKDIVLSLGGTVYYGKFVGTLRYFHNISKPGNVRSSSYLISLEYGAEKDQWTYLNLSWGKQAYMATNLSNPEEVRENSTIVGIGHRHWLSNTFGVIGELEYMRLENSYNKYRISGEFL, via the coding sequence ATGAAAAAGGCAGGTATTTCTATTGCTTTGATTGGTGCTATAGCTGTTAATTCATATGCTCTTTCTCCAAAAAGATTTGAAGTTCAGTATAACTATGAAAGATTAGATCCATATTCAGATTATGGAGAGTGGAACAGTATTGATATGATGCTTTATGGAAAAGAAGGTGAAGACTGGACACCATTTGTTGGCGGGAGCATTATAGATAGAAAAATAGAAGGTAGTGCTGCTTTAGGAGTTTTAGGCACCTACAAAGACTGGACAGACTGGCTTTATACATACTCTTCAATATCTTTTGGAACAAATTCTGAGTATTTACCTAAGTATAGACTTGACCATGAATTTAATTTTAAGCTGGGTCCCCAGCAGCAGTATGTATTAACAGCTGCAGGAACATATATAAAATACTGGGATGTTCATAAAGATATCGTTCTTTCTCTTGGAGGAACTGTTTATTATGGAAAATTTGTAGGAACCTTAAGATATTTCCATAATATAAGCAAACCTGGTAATGTCCGTTCATCTTCATATTTAATAAGTCTTGAATACGGTGCAGAAAAAGATCAGTGGACATATCTAAATTTATCCTGGGGTAAACAGGCTTATATGGCTACAAATCTCAGTAATCCGGAAGAGGTGAGAGAAAATTCAACTATCGTTGGAATAGGACACAGACACTGGCTAAGTAATACATTTGGGGTTATAGGTGAGCTTGAGTATATGAGACTTGAGAACTCTTACAACAAATATAGAATATCTGGGGAGTTTTTATAG
- a CDS encoding MBL fold metallo-hydrolase has product MIWNITGRKQKVKDYRLHKEHMLDESSEIYQKITAAIKENRDFIANLGHSTFLISYKGKRVLTDPFLSPHIFGIKRQKPALRPDLVPQVDLIVISHAHYDHLDMRTLRRLNRESVVIIPENTKPVLGRIHFKEIMELKHFETTQKEGIQITSLPVKHNKGRSILFPNTEVASYLITIEDKTFYFGGDTAYFEGFKEYGKKFKINIAFLPIGGYEPTLILHKVHMNPHEAVNAFLDLNADYIVPIHYGTFHTIPKFVQVEAPLKHFKEEISRRNINNKAIIIEPNNIFVLTQ; this is encoded by the coding sequence ATGATATGGAATATTACTGGCAGGAAGCAAAAAGTAAAGGATTATAGGCTCCATAAAGAGCATATGCTTGATGAAAGTTCAGAGATATACCAGAAAATAACTGCAGCAATAAAAGAAAACAGAGATTTTATTGCAAATCTGGGACATTCTACATTTTTGATTTCATATAAAGGTAAAAGAGTTCTGACCGATCCATTTTTAAGTCCCCATATATTTGGAATTAAAAGACAGAAGCCTGCTTTGAGACCTGACCTTGTGCCTCAAGTTGACCTTATTGTAATATCCCATGCCCATTATGATCATCTTGATATGAGAACTTTAAGAAGATTAAACAGGGAAAGTGTAGTGATAATTCCTGAAAACACAAAACCTGTGCTTGGAAGAATTCATTTCAAAGAAATCATGGAACTTAAGCACTTTGAAACTACACAAAAAGAAGGAATACAGATAACCTCTTTACCTGTAAAACATAATAAAGGTCGTTCAATTCTGTTTCCTAATACAGAAGTGGCCAGTTATCTGATAACTATTGAAGATAAAACTTTTTACTTTGGCGGAGATACAGCCTATTTTGAGGGTTTCAAAGAATACGGGAAAAAATTCAAGATAAATATTGCCTTTCTGCCAATAGGTGGTTATGAACCAACTCTTATTCTACATAAGGTTCATATGAATCCCCATGAGGCTGTAAATGCCTTTTTAGACCTGAATGCCGATTATATAGTACCGATTCACTATGGAACCTTTCACACAATCCCAAAATTTGTTCAGGTGGAAGCCCCTTTAAAACATTTTAAAGAAGAAATAAGTAGACGAAATATAAATAATAAAGCTATAATAATTGAACCTAATAATATATTCGTATTAACACAATAA
- the wecB gene encoding UDP-N-acetylglucosamine 2-epimerase (non-hydrolyzing), producing MKIAVVFGTRPEAIKLAPVIKQLREKFETIVINSGQHHNLVQQIIDFFHIEVDYDLRAYVSKDRTLPQLSSMLIENLDRVYSEISPDLVIVQGDTMTTFTGAFVGFLHKKPVAHVEAGLRSFSKFAPFPEELMREMVGRLADLHFPPTVVDKENLLNENIRPDRIFLVGNTVVDALKLGNSILDENQVFQELKEYGITPDILKDRKIVLITSHRRENIGEPLVRICQSIKHLAQEYPDFVFIWSMHPNPEVKEIVSNYMQTKPDNIYITKPVSYPTMIYLLNHAFLVLTDSGGLQEESASIGVPVLVLRTVTERSVVIDAGAGFLVDSDRNKIEYYFNKLVQDKEFYKEVSDRGEHLFGDGTASIRIQKLLENNEVQKFIKDYPLTEKMNLEHIKKEGIEIL from the coding sequence ATGAAAATAGCTGTTGTCTTTGGAACCAGACCTGAAGCTATAAAATTAGCCCCAGTTATTAAGCAGTTAAGAGAAAAATTTGAGACCATAGTTATAAATTCTGGACAGCACCACAATCTGGTTCAGCAGATAATTGATTTTTTTCATATTGAAGTGGATTATGATTTAAGGGCATATGTATCAAAGGATAGAACACTTCCTCAATTGTCTTCAATGTTAATAGAAAATTTGGATAGAGTTTATTCAGAAATTTCTCCAGATCTTGTTATTGTTCAGGGAGATACAATGACAACTTTTACCGGAGCATTTGTTGGTTTTTTACATAAAAAACCTGTTGCCCATGTGGAAGCAGGCCTGAGAAGTTTTAGTAAATTTGCACCTTTTCCAGAAGAATTAATGAGAGAGATGGTAGGGAGGCTGGCTGATTTGCATTTTCCTCCAACTGTTGTGGATAAAGAGAATCTTTTAAATGAAAATATAAGACCAGACAGAATTTTTCTTGTTGGTAATACGGTAGTTGATGCCCTCAAACTTGGTAATTCAATATTAGATGAAAATCAAGTATTTCAAGAACTTAAAGAGTATGGAATTACTCCAGATATACTTAAAGATAGAAAAATAGTTCTTATTACTTCCCATAGACGGGAGAATATAGGGGAGCCACTTGTTAGAATCTGCCAGAGTATTAAACATTTAGCACAAGAATATCCAGATTTTGTATTTATCTGGTCTATGCATCCAAACCCTGAGGTTAAGGAAATAGTTTCTAATTATATGCAAACAAAACCCGATAATATATATATAACCAAACCGGTTTCTTATCCTACTATGATTTATTTACTTAATCATGCATTTTTGGTGCTTACAGATAGTGGGGGACTGCAGGAAGAAAGTGCCAGTATTGGCGTTCCGGTGTTGGTTCTAAGAACTGTTACAGAAAGATCAGTTGTGATAGATGCTGGAGCAGGTTTTTTAGTAGATAGCGATAGAAACAAGATTGAATATTACTTTAATAAACTTGTTCAGGACAAAGAATTTTATAAAGAAGTTTCAGATAGAGGAGAACATCTTTTTGGAGATGGGACAGCATCCATAAGAATACAGAAATTACTTGAAAATAATGAAGTTCAAAAATTTATAAAGGATTATCCATTAACAGAGAAAATGAATTTAGAACATATTAAAAAGGAGGGTATAGAGATATTATGA
- the uvrA gene encoding excinuclease ABC subunit UvrA → MDKIVIHGARQHNLKNIDLEIPKNKLIVITGPSGSGKSSLAFDTIYAEGQRRYVESLSAYARQFLGLMEKPDVDSIDGLSPAIAIDQKTTSKNPRSTVGTVTEIYDYLRLLFARVGKPHCPECSNLIASQSPEEIADQILKFPEGTKLQILAPIIRGKKGEHKDIFEKINRMGYPRVRVDGEIYMVEDVPKLEKNKKHTIEVVVDRIVLKEGIRTRLVDSIEQALRLGDGLVVVNNLSEGKDYLFSEKFACPEHGFSIAELSPRLFSFNSPYGACPECKGLGVIHKIDVDALVDYNRSVIEAFRITDSFYFKYIKGMIFDILYYHGINKYTKFKDLPEEVKEDLLLEIIPHLERKYLETDNEKQREELEKYIREVTCPVCHGARLRREALYVLINGKSIWDVVRMNIQQAYDFFTEFENSPMSQKDKIIAEKIIKEIKERLGFLLNLGLDYLTLERSATTLSGGEAQRIRLATQIGSKLSGVLYVLDEPSIGLHPRDTAKLINTLKELRDLDNTVIVVEHDPETIEEADIIIDMGPGSGVYGGEVVAMGTPEEVMENENSLTGKYLSGKLTIPVPEKRRTPDPEKKLVIRGASEHNLKNIDVEIPLGLFVAITGVSGSGKSTLIYDILWQAAKNRFHYRNEYVGKHEKIEGWEHIDKVINVDQSPIGRTPRSNPATYTKVFDHIRALFAATPEAKIRGYTPGRFSFNVKGGRCEACKGDGVVKIEMHFLPDVYVTCEVCQGKRYNKETLAVEYKGKNIADVLDMTVAEALEFFQNVPSIRNKLQVLYDVGLDYIKLGQPATTLSGGEAQRIKLTRELSKRDTGRTLYLLDEPTTGLHSHDVEKLIRVLNKLVEKGNTVVVIEHNLDVIKNADWIIDLGPEGGERGGQIVATGTPEQVANNPNSHTGRFLKKYLQERVRV, encoded by the coding sequence ATGGATAAAATAGTCATACACGGGGCAAGACAGCACAACTTAAAGAATATAGACCTTGAAATACCAAAAAATAAACTGATTGTAATAACAGGACCATCAGGCTCAGGAAAATCATCTCTTGCATTTGATACCATATACGCAGAAGGACAGAGAAGATATGTAGAAAGTCTTTCAGCCTATGCAAGGCAGTTTTTGGGGCTGATGGAAAAACCTGATGTTGACAGCATAGACGGATTATCCCCTGCAATAGCTATAGACCAGAAAACAACCTCAAAAAATCCCCGTTCAACAGTTGGAACGGTAACAGAGATTTATGACTATCTGAGGCTTTTATTTGCAAGGGTGGGAAAGCCCCACTGCCCAGAATGTAGTAATCTTATTGCGTCCCAGTCTCCAGAGGAGATAGCAGACCAGATATTAAAATTTCCAGAAGGAACAAAACTCCAGATTTTAGCCCCTATCATAAGAGGTAAAAAAGGAGAGCATAAGGATATCTTTGAAAAAATCAACAGAATGGGATATCCTCGCGTCAGAGTTGACGGAGAAATATATATGGTTGAGGATGTTCCAAAACTTGAGAAAAATAAAAAGCATACAATAGAGGTTGTTGTTGACAGAATAGTCCTGAAAGAAGGCATACGAACAAGGCTCGTTGATAGCATAGAACAGGCTTTAAGACTTGGGGATGGTCTTGTTGTTGTGAATAATCTGTCAGAAGGGAAAGATTATCTGTTTAGTGAAAAATTTGCCTGTCCTGAACACGGATTTTCTATCGCAGAGCTTTCTCCGAGACTTTTCTCATTTAACAGTCCTTACGGAGCATGCCCTGAATGTAAAGGCCTTGGTGTTATCCACAAGATAGACGTTGATGCCCTTGTTGATTACAACAGGTCAGTTATAGAGGCTTTCAGAATAACAGACAGCTTTTATTTCAAATATATAAAAGGAATGATTTTTGATATTCTCTATTATCATGGGATAAACAAATACACCAAATTTAAAGACCTTCCAGAAGAGGTAAAAGAAGACCTTCTCCTTGAGATAATCCCTCACCTTGAAAGAAAATACCTTGAAACAGACAACGAAAAGCAAAGAGAAGAGCTTGAGAAATATATAAGGGAGGTTACCTGTCCAGTCTGCCATGGGGCAAGACTGAGGAGAGAGGCTTTATACGTCCTGATAAACGGCAAATCAATCTGGGATGTTGTAAGAATGAACATACAACAGGCTTATGATTTCTTTACAGAGTTTGAAAACTCTCCAATGTCCCAGAAGGACAAAATTATTGCGGAAAAAATCATAAAGGAAATTAAAGAAAGGCTTGGCTTTCTGCTGAATCTAGGACTTGATTATCTAACCCTTGAGCGTTCAGCAACCACCCTTTCAGGAGGAGAGGCACAGAGAATAAGACTTGCAACTCAGATAGGTTCAAAGCTAAGCGGTGTTCTGTATGTCCTTGATGAGCCATCTATTGGACTTCACCCAAGGGATACAGCAAAGCTGATTAACACACTAAAAGAGCTAAGGGATTTAGATAACACGGTAATAGTTGTGGAACATGACCCAGAAACAATAGAGGAAGCAGATATCATCATTGATATGGGTCCCGGAAGTGGTGTTTATGGTGGTGAAGTTGTGGCTATGGGAACTCCTGAGGAAGTAATGGAAAATGAAAACTCTCTGACAGGTAAATATCTCAGTGGAAAACTGACTATACCTGTTCCAGAAAAAAGAAGAACTCCAGACCCTGAGAAAAAGCTGGTTATCAGAGGAGCCTCAGAGCATAACTTAAAGAATATAGATGTTGAGATACCACTTGGTCTGTTTGTTGCCATTACAGGTGTTTCAGGTAGCGGAAAATCTACTCTTATTTACGATATTCTCTGGCAGGCTGCTAAAAACAGATTTCACTACAGGAATGAATATGTAGGAAAACATGAAAAAATAGAAGGCTGGGAGCATATAGACAAGGTTATAAATGTTGACCAGTCACCAATAGGCAGAACTCCCCGTTCAAACCCTGCAACATACACAAAGGTTTTTGACCACATAAGGGCTCTTTTTGCTGCCACACCAGAAGCAAAGATAAGAGGATATACACCGGGAAGATTTTCCTTCAATGTCAAAGGCGGTAGATGTGAAGCATGCAAAGGGGATGGCGTTGTAAAAATAGAGATGCATTTCTTACCTGATGTTTATGTAACTTGTGAGGTATGTCAGGGCAAAAGATACAATAAAGAAACCCTTGCTGTTGAATACAAAGGAAAAAATATAGCAGATGTTCTTGATATGACTGTTGCAGAAGCCCTTGAATTCTTCCAGAATGTCCCTTCAATAAGAAATAAACTGCAGGTTTTATATGATGTTGGTCTTGACTACATAAAACTTGGTCAACCTGCAACAACTCTTTCAGGTGGAGAAGCACAGAGGATAAAACTAACAAGAGAGCTTTCAAAAAGGGACACAGGAAGAACCCTTTACCTTCTTGATGAGCCAACAACCGGGCTACACTCTCACGATGTTGAAAAACTGATAAGAGTTTTAAACAAACTGGTGGAAAAAGGAAACACTGTTGTGGTAATAGAACACAACCTTGATGTTATAAAAAATGCAGACTGGATAATAGATTTGGGACCAGAAGGAGGGGAAAGAGGCGGCCAGATCGTAGCCACAGGAACACCGGAACAAGTCGCAAATAATCCAAACTCCCACACAGGCAGATTTTTGAAGAAATACCTACAGGAAAGGGTAAGAGTATGA
- a CDS encoding LysE family translocator, producing the protein MYIKDIITGFIFGVSAGLSPGPLMALLISETLQGHRKNGILVSVSPIITDVPILLISLFILDKISEVKHLISFVYFLGALILFYFGYKNLRIEHFQLDTDLTGSLKKGVILNILNPYTYLFWFFIGAPYVREAGFIGGILFTMFFFIGITGSMMLIAVFTEKLKKFIESRYYIYLLRFIGVLFIALGIMLFKDGLSKI; encoded by the coding sequence ATGTATATAAAGGATATTATTACTGGATTTATTTTTGGAGTTTCTGCAGGTCTATCTCCGGGACCTTTAATGGCTTTGTTAATATCAGAGACCTTGCAAGGCCATAGAAAAAATGGAATTCTTGTTTCTGTTTCCCCAATCATAACAGATGTTCCGATTTTACTGATTTCTCTTTTTATTCTGGACAAAATCAGTGAAGTAAAGCACCTGATTTCTTTTGTATATTTTCTGGGTGCTTTAATACTTTTTTATTTTGGATATAAAAATTTGAGGATAGAACATTTTCAGCTTGATACTGATTTAACCGGCTCTCTAAAAAAAGGTGTTATTTTAAATATTTTGAATCCCTATACCTATTTATTCTGGTTTTTTATTGGTGCTCCTTATGTAAGAGAAGCAGGTTTTATTGGCGGTATTCTGTTTACAATGTTTTTCTTTATAGGAATTACCGGAAGTATGATGCTGATTGCTGTTTTCACAGAAAAATTAAAAAAGTTTATAGAGAGCAGGTATTATATCTACCTGCTCCGTTTTATTGGCGTTCTGTTTATAGCTCTGGGAATTATGCTATTTAAGGATGGTCTTTCTAAGATTTAA
- a CDS encoding helix-turn-helix transcriptional regulator, whose product MSLRDLRDKFKYDEEYIHCGLMLDLSYYLKQLMLEKGLNKKQLAERMGVSPAYITKIFSGQNISLKTVAKILSALEVDAGIKIIDREKEEYKVAPNKELLKLVKKGKEDESKAFSIAA is encoded by the coding sequence ATGAGTTTAAGAGATTTACGAGATAAATTTAAATACGATGAAGAATATATACATTGTGGTCTAATGCTTGATTTATCTTACTACCTTAAACAACTTATGCTTGAAAAAGGACTTAATAAAAAACAGCTTGCAGAAAGAATGGGAGTATCTCCTGCATACATTACCAAAATTTTCAGCGGACAAAACATATCCCTTAAAACTGTAGCCAAAATTTTGTCGGCCTTGGAGGTTGATGCTGGCATAAAAATAATTGATAGGGAAAAAGAAGAATACAAAGTAGCACCTAATAAAGAACTTTTAAAACTGGTTAAAAAAGGAAAAGAAGATGAAAGCAAAGCTTTCTCCATTGCAGCTTAA
- a CDS encoding nucleotidyltransferase domain-containing protein: MKKEVLKLDKKAKLIIYGSKVRGDFDEESDIDILIILGNPLPELKYKIIRYCNRNRAKLRCSFWNSNNKSRRIQKFKHL, encoded by the coding sequence TTGAAAAAAGAAGTATTAAAGTTAGACAAAAAAGCGAAATTAATTATTTATGGTTCAAAAGTAAGGGGGGATTTTGATGAGGAAAGTGATATAGATATTCTTATCATTTTAGGTAATCCTTTGCCAGAACTTAAATACAAAATAATTAGATATTGCAACAGAAATAGAGCTAAACTACGATGTAGTTTTTGGAATAGTAATAATAAGTCAAGAAGAATTCAAAAGTTCAAACATCTTTAA
- the upp gene encoding uracil phosphoribosyltransferase codes for MKNVIEVNHPLLKNLVTRLRDINTKPYNFREFISEIARILLFEALKNEPLVEKEVDIWIGKGRFPVLQEEKYVFIPILRAGLPMLDGVLKVIPEAVSGFLAIKRDEETLESVLYYDRVPQLNGKIAIILDPMVATGGSLDYAISVIKEKNPEKIISLNIIGAPEGLQKVSQNHPDITIYIAQIDKRLNDKGYIIPGLGDAGDRAYNT; via the coding sequence ATGAAAAATGTTATAGAAGTTAATCATCCTCTTTTGAAAAATCTGGTAACCAGGCTTAGAGATATTAACACAAAACCGTATAATTTCCGTGAGTTTATATCGGAAATTGCCAGAATTTTGTTATTTGAGGCTTTAAAAAATGAACCTTTAGTGGAAAAAGAAGTGGATATATGGATTGGAAAAGGTAGATTTCCTGTGCTTCAGGAGGAAAAATATGTGTTCATTCCTATTTTAAGGGCTGGTCTTCCTATGCTTGATGGGGTTTTAAAGGTTATTCCTGAGGCTGTTTCAGGATTTCTGGCAATTAAAAGAGATGAGGAAACCCTTGAAAGTGTCCTTTACTATGACCGTGTTCCCCAGCTTAATGGGAAAATAGCAATAATACTTGATCCTATGGTTGCTACAGGTGGTTCTCTGGATTATGCGATATCTGTAATAAAAGAAAAAAATCCAGAAAAAATAATCTCTCTAAATATTATTGGTGCACCTGAAGGATTGCAAAAAGTATCACAGAACCATCCAGATATAACTATCTACATAGCGCAGATAGATAAAAGACTAAACGATAAAGGATACATAATCCCCGGTCTTGGGGATGCAGGGGACAGGGCTTATAACACTTAA
- a CDS encoding glycosyltransferase family 2 protein, translating to MGGIIILILKGYILTVAGLCALYAIRHLIFAYDRLLGKQRIFYGDIIDDELPSVSVLVPMHNEEKVAPNILKLLVEADYPRDRYEIIPINDHSEDKTKEIIDEFAQKYDFIHPLHRYSGKRGKPAGLNDALKMAKGEIVLIFDADYLPPKGIIKELAVNFKDPIVGAVMGRVIPINADKNLLTKLLDLERCGGYQVDQQARYNLNLIPQYGGTVGGFRKDIVLETGGFDENVLAEDTELTYRMYTSGYKVVYANRAECWEEAPEDWEVRARQVKRWSRGHNQVMFKYFFKVLKSKYLTFFQKFDGILLLMVYLIPALLLLGWLDLLILFFLGDINIIAPVFVMLVLLLFSGFGNFAPFYEIATGTMIDGLTKRVRLLPFLMFNFVFNGVYITLGFWQAFMDFVKRNREIHWDKTERFREEEVVE from the coding sequence ATGGGTGGAATAATTATTTTGATACTTAAAGGATATATTTTGACTGTTGCTGGCCTATGTGCCCTGTATGCTATAAGACACTTGATATTTGCCTATGACAGACTTCTTGGAAAACAGAGAATATTTTATGGAGATATTATAGATGATGAATTGCCATCTGTATCTGTTCTGGTTCCAATGCATAATGAAGAGAAGGTTGCTCCAAACATACTAAAACTTCTTGTTGAAGCAGATTATCCCAGGGATAGATATGAGATTATTCCTATAAATGACCATTCTGAAGATAAAACAAAAGAGATTATTGATGAGTTTGCACAGAAGTATGATTTTATTCATCCATTGCACAGATATAGTGGTAAAAGAGGAAAACCAGCCGGTTTAAATGATGCTTTAAAAATGGCAAAAGGAGAAATAGTTCTCATATTTGATGCAGATTATTTACCTCCAAAAGGAATAATTAAGGAATTAGCAGTTAATTTTAAAGACCCTATTGTTGGTGCAGTTATGGGAAGAGTTATTCCCATTAATGCAGATAAAAATCTTCTTACAAAACTACTTGACCTTGAAAGATGCGGTGGATATCAGGTTGACCAGCAGGCAAGATATAACCTGAATCTAATACCCCAGTATGGTGGCACAGTAGGAGGATTTAGAAAAGATATTGTTCTGGAAACAGGGGGTTTTGATGAAAATGTTCTTGCAGAGGATACAGAACTTACTTACAGGATGTATACATCTGGCTATAAGGTTGTATATGCCAATAGAGCTGAGTGCTGGGAGGAGGCTCCTGAGGACTGGGAAGTAAGAGCCAGACAGGTCAAGAGATGGTCACGGGGACATAATCAGGTAATGTTTAAATACTTTTTCAAAGTTCTTAAATCAAAATATCTTACATTTTTCCAGAAATTTGATGGAATATTGCTTTTAATGGTTTATCTAATACCTGCTTTATTGCTACTTGGCTGGTTAGATCTTCTAATCCTGTTCTTCCTTGGAGATATAAATATAATTGCTCCTGTATTTGTTATGCTGGTTCTTCTTTTGTTTTCTGGCTTTGGGAATTTTGCTCCGTTTTATGAAATTGCCACAGGAACAATGATTGATGGTCTTACAAAGAGAGTCAGATTATTACCATTTCTGATGTTCAACTTTGTTTTTAATGGAGTTTATATAACTTTAGGTTTCTGGCAGGCATTTATGGATTTTGTAAAAAGAAATAGAGAAATTCACTGGGATAAAACGGAAAGATTTAGGGAAGAAGAGGTAGTAGAGTGA
- a CDS encoding type II toxin-antitoxin system RelE/ParE family toxin: MSKKFSFYGEKVFRIFILEEVEKEIESLRDIKGQKKILNTLDRLLERIPNNPEQWKRIENCKTAYELKPKPYRLGCFFDGGRDILVVHVWKVQSKKSKTKQQDIKKTCKKIEELRDEFKRFTR, translated from the coding sequence ATGAGTAAGAAATTTTCCTTTTATGGCGAAAAGGTTTTTAGGATTTTTATACTAGAAGAAGTTGAAAAGGAAATTGAGAGTTTAAGAGATATTAAAGGACAGAAGAAAATATTGAATACGTTAGATAGACTTCTTGAGAGAATACCTAATAACCCTGAGCAGTGGAAAAGGATAGAAAATTGTAAAACAGCTTATGAATTGAAGCCAAAACCTTACAGATTAGGTTGTTTCTTTGATGGTGGTAGAGATATTTTAGTTGTGCATGTTTGGAAAGTGCAAAGTAAAAAGAGTAAAACGAAACAACAAGATATTAAGAAAACATGTAAAAAAATTGAGGAGCTAAGAGATGAGTTTAAGAGATTTACGAGATAA
- the mazG gene encoding nucleoside triphosphate pyrophosphohydrolase: protein MECREEGKNFQRLVDIMARLRKECPWDKEQTSQSIKNNLIEEAYELFEAIEKDDTDAMIEELGDLLLQVVFHAQIKKDEGKFDINDVINALIDKLIRRHPHVFGDQKYEELEGEDHLKKWEMIKQKEKKRESILEGIPARMPALMRAVKVQKRMSKVGFDWQNPQEVMEKVEEELNELKEAKNPEEIKHELGDLLLTITNLARAYGIDPEEALHEATDRSIRRFNYIEKKAKEKNIDLKEMPLNDMEYYWQEAKSKGL from the coding sequence ATGGAGTGTAGAGAGGAAGGGAAGAATTTCCAGAGACTTGTTGATATAATGGCAAGACTTAGAAAAGAATGCCCATGGGATAAGGAGCAAACAAGCCAGTCTATAAAAAATAATCTTATAGAAGAGGCTTATGAGCTTTTTGAAGCTATAGAAAAAGATGATACAGATGCTATGATTGAAGAGCTTGGCGATTTATTGCTACAGGTTGTTTTCCATGCACAGATAAAAAAGGATGAAGGTAAGTTTGATATAAATGATGTTATAAACGCATTGATTGACAAGCTTATCCGAAGACATCCCCATGTATTTGGAGATCAGAAATATGAAGAATTAGAAGGTGAAGACCATCTAAAAAAATGGGAGATGATTAAACAGAAAGAGAAAAAAAGGGAATCTATTCTGGAAGGAATTCCCGCACGTATGCCTGCCCTTATGAGAGCTGTAAAAGTTCAGAAAAGAATGTCAAAAGTAGGATTTGACTGGCAAAATCCTCAGGAAGTTATGGAAAAAGTTGAAGAGGAGCTTAATGAACTGAAAGAAGCCAAAAATCCAGAAGAGATAAAACATGAACTTGGAGATTTACTGCTTACAATAACAAATCTGGCAAGGGCTTATGGAATAGACCCTGAAGAAGCTCTACACGAAGCAACAGATAGAAGTATTAGAAGATTTAACTATATTGAAAAGAAAGCAAAAGAAAAAAATATTGATCTGAAGGAGATGCCGCTAAATGATATGGAATATTACTGGCAGGAAGCAAAAAGTAAAGGATTATAG